The Sporichthyaceae bacterium sequence GCCTGGGTGCCGGAGTAGTCGAACTCGCAGGCCTGCCCGATGACGATGGGGCCGGACCCGATCACCAGCACCGAGTCGATGTCGTCACGCCGAGGCATCCACGCTCCTATTGCTCATCAGATCGGCGAAACGGTCGAACAGGTAACCGGCGTCGTGCGGACCGGCCGCGGCCTCCGGGTGGTACTGCACGGAGAACGCCGGGACGTCCAGGCAGCGGACGCCCTCCACGACGTCATCGTTGAGGCAGACGTGGGACACCTCGGCGCGCCCGTACGGCGTCTCGGTGGCGCCCTGCCGCGGTGCGTCCACCGCGAAGCCGTGATTGTGCGCGGTGATCTCCACCTTGCCGGTGGTGCGGTCCATCACCGGTTGGTTGATGCCGCGGTGGCCGAAGCGCAGTTTGTAGGTGCCGAAGCCCAACGCCCGGCCGAGGATCTGATTGCCGAAGCAGATGCCGAACAGCGGCACCCGGGCCTGCAGCACGCCACGGGCGAGATCCACCGCGTAGTCGGCGACGCCGGGATCGCCCGGCCCGTTGGACAGGAACACCCCGTCCGGGTCGCGGGCCAGCACCTCGGCCGCCGTCACGGTGGCGGGCACGACGTGGACCTCGATGCCGCGCTGCGCCATGCGGTGCGGAGTCATCGCCTTGATGCCGAGGTCGACGGCCACCACGGTGAGCCGCTTCTCCCCAATTGCGGGCACCACGTAGGGCTGCGGGGTGGACACCTCCTTGGCGAGGTCCGCGCCGAGCATGTCCGGTGAGTCCAGCACTCGTTGCAGCAGCGCGGCCGGCTCGGCCTCGATGCTGGACACCCCGACCCGCATGGCACCCGCATCGCGCAGATGGCGGGTCAACGCCCGGGTGTCGATGCCGCTGATGCCCACGACCTGCTGGGCGCGCAGTTCGTCCTCGAGGGATCGAACGGATCGCCAGTTCGACGGGACGCGGGCCGGGTCGCGCACCACGTAGCCGGCCACCCAGATCCGACCGGACTCCGGGTCCTCGTCGTTGACCCCGGTGTTGCCGATGTGCGGGGCGGTCATCACCACGACCTGCTTGTGGTACGAGGGGTCGGTCAGCGTTTCCTGATACCCGGTCATGCCGGTGGAGAACA is a genomic window containing:
- the carA gene encoding glutamine-hydrolyzing carbamoyl-phosphate synthase small subunit, whose product is MTRDRALLVLEDGTTFHGEGYGAVGETFGEAVFSTGMTGYQETLTDPSYHKQVVVMTAPHIGNTGVNDEDPESGRIWVAGYVVRDPARVPSNWRSVRSLEDELRAQQVVGISGIDTRALTRHLRDAGAMRVGVSSIEAEPAALLQRVLDSPDMLGADLAKEVSTPQPYVVPAIGEKRLTVVAVDLGIKAMTPHRMAQRGIEVHVVPATVTAAEVLARDPDGVFLSNGPGDPGVADYAVDLARGVLQARVPLFGICFGNQILGRALGFGTYKLRFGHRGINQPVMDRTTGKVEITAHNHGFAVDAPRQGATETPYGRAEVSHVCLNDDVVEGVRCLDVPAFSVQYHPEAAAGPHDAGYLFDRFADLMSNRSVDASA